In Thermobaculum terrenum ATCC BAA-798, one genomic interval encodes:
- a CDS encoding YHS domain-containing protein yields MAATDVVCGMQIDEEQAEASGLTSEYGGQTYYFCSPGCKQTFDQNPEAYAAEQSGI; encoded by the coding sequence ATGGCTGCGACTGACGTGGTCTGTGGCATGCAGATCGATGAGGAGCAGGCAGAGGCTTCTGGCCTCACCAGCGAATATGGCGGCCAGACCTACTACTTCTGCTCGCCCGGGTGCAAGCAGACGTTCGATCAGAACCCCGAGGCCTACGCTGCTGAGCAATCCGGTATCTAG
- a CDS encoding adenosylcobalamin-dependent ribonucleoside-diphosphate reductase yields MEEPKLSTNALIVLEERYLRRNAKLEIIETPAEMFWRVARAVADADALYGPRSQVAATAERFYQAMAHLEFLPNSPTLMNAGTPSSQCMACFVLPVEDSLEGIFDTLKLAALIQQTGGGTGFSFSRLRPRGDVVHSTGGISSGAVSFMMLYNAMTETIKQGSKRRGANMGILRVDHPDVREFVTSKRDRRALNNFNISVGVTDEFMRAIEKGEKYPLVNPRDRSVWEHEDARRIWELIIQEAWDSGEPGLVALDTINRQNPTKHLGEIEATNPCAEEPLHPYEACCLGSINLNAVVTGPPEQRQLDWHKLGELVDLGVHFLDNVIDINHYPDPRIEDICRRNRRIGLGVMGWADLLFQLGVPYDSEEALSLAEELMGFVEDRAVEASVKLAERRGVFPNYPGSDYDRRGGPRMRNATTRTIAPTGTIGIIANCSAGIEPLFALTYTRRALGGRELKQEIHPVFLEEARRRGVLDDHLREHVVATGRVRNLPTLPEDLRRVFATALEISPEWHVRMQATFQRHVDNGVSKTINLPQEATPEDVESAYRLAYELGCKGITVYRYGSRPEQVLSLEGYCLTCAREDGLPTEEPVVELPLHS; encoded by the coding sequence ATGGAAGAGCCTAAGCTTTCCACCAACGCGCTGATCGTGCTGGAGGAGAGGTACCTTCGGCGCAACGCCAAACTGGAGATCATAGAGACACCGGCCGAGATGTTTTGGCGTGTGGCGAGGGCAGTCGCGGACGCCGATGCGCTCTACGGTCCGCGATCACAGGTAGCCGCCACTGCCGAGAGGTTCTACCAGGCGATGGCGCACCTGGAGTTCCTACCCAACAGCCCTACTCTCATGAACGCTGGCACGCCTTCCTCCCAGTGTATGGCCTGCTTCGTGTTGCCTGTAGAGGACTCGCTGGAGGGAATCTTCGACACGCTCAAGCTCGCGGCGCTGATCCAGCAGACCGGAGGAGGCACGGGCTTCTCCTTCTCGCGCCTGCGGCCACGCGGGGATGTGGTCCACTCCACCGGGGGTATTTCCTCCGGTGCCGTGTCCTTCATGATGCTCTACAACGCCATGACGGAGACGATCAAGCAGGGGAGCAAGCGCAGAGGCGCCAACATGGGGATCCTGCGCGTAGACCATCCCGACGTCAGGGAGTTCGTGACGAGCAAGCGAGACAGGCGAGCCCTCAACAACTTCAACATCTCGGTCGGCGTCACCGATGAGTTCATGCGCGCCATCGAGAAGGGCGAGAAGTATCCGCTAGTCAACCCGCGCGATCGCTCGGTGTGGGAGCATGAGGACGCCAGGAGGATATGGGAGCTCATAATCCAGGAGGCGTGGGACAGCGGCGAGCCCGGGCTGGTGGCGCTGGACACGATCAACAGGCAGAACCCCACCAAGCACCTGGGAGAGATCGAGGCGACCAACCCCTGCGCTGAGGAGCCGCTCCACCCCTACGAGGCCTGCTGTCTGGGCTCGATCAACCTCAACGCGGTAGTGACGGGCCCTCCGGAGCAACGACAACTGGACTGGCACAAACTAGGGGAGCTGGTGGATCTCGGAGTGCACTTCCTGGACAACGTCATAGATATCAACCATTACCCCGATCCCAGGATCGAGGACATATGTCGCCGCAACCGCAGGATAGGGCTGGGAGTAATGGGCTGGGCGGATCTGCTCTTCCAGTTGGGCGTGCCCTACGACTCAGAGGAGGCCCTATCGTTGGCCGAAGAGCTGATGGGCTTCGTGGAGGATAGAGCGGTAGAGGCTTCGGTCAAGCTTGCTGAGAGGCGCGGGGTCTTTCCCAACTACCCAGGAAGCGACTACGATCGGCGGGGTGGACCAAGGATGCGTAACGCCACTACCCGTACCATAGCGCCGACCGGCACGATCGGCATCATCGCCAACTGCTCTGCAGGCATAGAGCCCCTCTTCGCGCTCACCTACACGCGCCGCGCCCTGGGAGGCAGGGAGCTCAAGCAGGAGATACACCCCGTCTTTCTCGAGGAGGCCCGCAGGCGAGGTGTGCTAGACGACCACCTCAGGGAGCACGTGGTAGCCACCGGCAGGGTGAGAAATCTACCGACCCTGCCAGAGGACCTGCGGCGAGTGTTTGCCACGGCGCTAGAGATATCCCCGGAGTGGCACGTGCGGATGCAGGCCACCTTCCAAAGGCACGTTGACAACGGCGTGAGCAAGACGATCAACCTGCCACAAGAGGCGACGCCCGAGGACGTGGAGTCTGCCTACAGGCTGGCGTACGAGCTGGGGTGCAAGGGGATCACCGTCTATCGTTACGGTAGTCGCCCCGAGCAGGTGCTTAGCCTAGAAGGGTATTGCCTGACCTGCGCACGGGAAGACGGTCTCCCAACGGAGGAGCCCGTGGTGGAGCTGCCATTGCATAGTTAG
- a CDS encoding M15 family metallopeptidase → MILAAAALVLVSAVGYWVLAEDVSRPSSAAHTATPTPVKAASAVPTSTVVRPTPTPIPPTPTAKGRSVSVGREVSQVYRSSANRAYARARARHRESRMPKVPPTPTPHPTPTALPTPTPTRVPPTPTPTPLPPTPTPTPAPPQDDFVGYVGRIDAATRNRMRYSWRPGCPVPLEDLRLVTVRYWGFDGRPHMGELVIHERYTYAIVQVMHELYDARYPIERMQLVDVYGGDDDRSMAANNTSAFNCRAVTGRPGVWSEHSYGWAIDINPVQNPYVTASGVVLPPAGQRYLDRTQDLPGMIKPGDVVVRAFERIGWRWGGYWSDPKDYQHFSATGR, encoded by the coding sequence GTGATCTTGGCAGCTGCGGCGCTGGTGCTGGTGAGCGCGGTTGGCTACTGGGTACTGGCCGAGGACGTGTCCCGGCCGTCTTCCGCCGCCCATACCGCTACGCCCACGCCTGTCAAGGCAGCCTCCGCCGTGCCGACCAGCACGGTGGTGCGCCCGACGCCCACTCCCATCCCGCCAACCCCCACCGCCAAGGGTCGTAGTGTGAGTGTGGGACGGGAGGTGAGCCAAGTATACAGGAGTTCGGCCAACAGGGCCTACGCACGGGCCCGCGCGAGGCACAGGGAGAGCAGGATGCCCAAGGTGCCTCCCACGCCAACGCCTCACCCCACTCCAACAGCCCTGCCCACGCCCACCCCGACGCGCGTACCGCCAACTCCTACCCCAACTCCTCTCCCTCCAACCCCGACGCCCACTCCTGCGCCTCCGCAGGACGACTTTGTAGGTTATGTAGGTCGTATAGATGCTGCCACTCGCAATCGTATGCGCTACTCCTGGAGGCCTGGATGCCCAGTGCCTCTTGAGGATCTCAGGCTGGTCACCGTCCGGTACTGGGGCTTCGACGGCAGACCCCATATGGGGGAGCTAGTGATCCACGAGAGGTACACCTATGCGATAGTGCAGGTGATGCACGAGCTGTACGATGCTAGGTATCCCATCGAGAGGATGCAGCTGGTGGACGTCTACGGCGGGGACGACGACAGGTCCATGGCCGCCAACAACACCTCGGCCTTCAACTGTCGTGCTGTGACGGGGCGTCCCGGTGTGTGGTCGGAGCACTCCTATGGCTGGGCGATAGACATCAACCCTGTGCAGAATCCTTACGTCACAGCTAGTGGTGTGGTGTTGCCCCCTGCTGGCCAGCGCTACCTGGATCGCACTCAGGACCTTCCTGGGATGATCAAGCCGGGGGACGTCGTCGTGAGGGCCTTCGAGCGTATAGGTTGGCGATGGGGCGGCTATTGGTCGGATCCCAAAGATTACCAGCACTTCTCAGCGACCGGTAGGTGA
- a CDS encoding TerC family protein — MSVDLWIWTVFLGVIAFFLLLDLFVFHREAHVVSMREAATWSAIWVAMGLAFGGLIWVWFGPTAAGEYLAGYLIEKSLSVDNVFVFALIFSYFAVPAAYQHRVLFWGVVGAILMRAAFIAAGAALLEAFHWIIYVFGALLVVTGVRMATRRHEEVHPEQNPILRLVRRLIPMLPEYRSQRFFIREGGRLWATPLLAVLIVVETTDVIFAIDSIPAIFAVTREPFLVFTSNAFAILGLRALYFLLAGMMHRFVYLKYGLAGILVFVGAKMLLSDIYKVPIWISLAVISVLVGVSVVASLRATRKEPSEHVYEHS; from the coding sequence ATGTCTGTTGACCTTTGGATCTGGACCGTATTTCTGGGCGTCATAGCTTTCTTCCTCTTACTCGACCTCTTTGTGTTCCACCGGGAGGCGCACGTAGTCTCCATGCGGGAGGCTGCGACATGGAGCGCGATCTGGGTGGCGATGGGGCTGGCCTTCGGAGGGCTCATCTGGGTGTGGTTTGGCCCCACTGCCGCGGGAGAGTACCTGGCAGGCTACCTCATCGAAAAGAGCTTGTCGGTGGACAACGTCTTCGTGTTCGCGCTGATATTCTCCTACTTTGCGGTGCCGGCTGCCTACCAGCATAGGGTGCTGTTCTGGGGAGTGGTGGGTGCCATCCTCATGCGCGCTGCGTTCATCGCCGCGGGAGCCGCCCTGCTGGAGGCTTTCCACTGGATAATCTATGTGTTCGGCGCACTGCTGGTGGTCACGGGTGTGAGGATGGCTACCAGAAGGCATGAGGAGGTACACCCCGAGCAGAACCCTATCCTAAGGCTGGTCAGGCGCCTCATACCTATGCTGCCGGAGTACAGGAGTCAGAGGTTCTTCATCCGCGAGGGCGGCAGGTTGTGGGCCACGCCGCTGCTGGCGGTCCTGATAGTAGTGGAGACCACAGATGTCATCTTCGCGATCGATTCCATACCGGCGATCTTCGCGGTCACTCGCGAGCCATTCCTGGTGTTCACCTCCAACGCCTTCGCTATCCTGGGTCTGAGGGCACTCTACTTCCTCCTCGCGGGGATGATGCATCGGTTCGTGTACCTGAAGTACGGCCTGGCGGGCATCCTGGTGTTCGTCGGCGCTAAGATGCTCCTGAGCGATATCTATAAGGTGCCTATCTGGATCTCTCTGGCGGTGATATCCGTCCTGGTGGGGGTATCGGTGGTGGCCTCCCTGCGCGCCACACGGAAGGAACCTTCCGAGCACGTGTACGAACACAGCTAA
- a CDS encoding antibiotic biosynthesis monooxygenase family protein, with product MYGTIAQLRVRAGMEGTLEALMEGQRMRHRDIPGHLMSCVLRSDADPNEYWLVALFTDRESYIRNADSPEQDEEYQMLRSVLESDPIWHDGEVVYTDTGRT from the coding sequence ATGTACGGCACTATAGCCCAGCTGCGGGTGCGAGCGGGCATGGAGGGGACGCTGGAGGCGCTTATGGAAGGTCAGAGGATGAGGCACAGAGACATACCGGGACACCTGATGTCCTGTGTCCTGCGCTCCGATGCTGATCCCAATGAGTACTGGTTGGTGGCCCTATTTACGGATAGAGAGTCCTATATACGCAATGCCGACAGCCCCGAGCAGGACGAGGAGTACCAGATGCTGAGATCCGTGCTGGAGTCGGACCCCATATGGCACGACGGTGAGGTGGTGTACACTGACACAGGCAGAACCTAG
- a CDS encoding zinc-dependent alcohol dehydrogenase family protein, giving the protein MRAYELRDLQAGTPTLVERPTPSPAPGQVLVRMHATSLNYRDLLIARGSYRRGSPRLPLVPLSDGAGEVVQVGEGVTRFRTGDRVASAFFQRWVDGPPDESKTSSALGGDLDGVLAEYVVLEETGAVHIPDFLSFEEAATLPCAGVTAWVSLMALGKLQPGQTVLVLGTGGVSIFALQIAKHAGAKVIVTSSSDEKLARARQLGADAGINYREQPNWDDEVLKLTDGLGVDHVVEVGGAQTLPKSLRATREGGHVTLVGLLSGAPGDLEAAKGNDKGIRVDSVYVGSLRDFEEMNKAIERWQLCPVIDRVFPFEEAPEAYRYLESGRHFGKVVIRLLG; this is encoded by the coding sequence ATGCGAGCGTATGAGCTTAGAGACCTGCAAGCTGGGACGCCGACGCTCGTCGAGCGGCCCACGCCCTCTCCCGCACCGGGGCAGGTGCTGGTAAGGATGCATGCCACGAGCCTCAACTACCGCGACCTGCTTATAGCCCGCGGGAGCTACAGAAGGGGATCGCCACGCCTGCCGTTGGTACCGCTGTCCGATGGCGCCGGCGAAGTGGTGCAGGTAGGAGAGGGAGTGACTCGCTTTCGGACGGGGGACAGGGTGGCAAGTGCCTTCTTCCAGAGATGGGTGGATGGTCCTCCGGATGAGTCCAAGACCTCATCGGCGCTGGGGGGAGACCTGGACGGTGTGCTGGCGGAGTACGTAGTGCTTGAGGAGACGGGAGCGGTCCACATCCCGGACTTCCTATCGTTTGAGGAGGCGGCGACGCTGCCCTGTGCCGGCGTCACGGCCTGGGTCAGCCTGATGGCGCTGGGTAAGCTTCAGCCCGGACAGACGGTACTCGTGCTGGGAACCGGCGGGGTGAGCATCTTCGCGCTCCAGATCGCCAAACATGCAGGAGCCAAGGTCATAGTGACCTCCAGCAGCGACGAGAAACTCGCGCGGGCTCGTCAGCTGGGCGCCGATGCCGGGATCAACTACCGAGAGCAGCCCAACTGGGATGATGAGGTTCTCAAGCTCACCGACGGCCTGGGCGTTGACCACGTGGTGGAGGTGGGCGGGGCCCAAACGCTGCCTAAGTCGCTCAGGGCCACGCGTGAAGGAGGCCACGTCACGCTCGTGGGGTTGCTGAGCGGTGCTCCCGGGGACCTGGAAGCTGCGAAGGGGAACGACAAGGGCATCCGGGTGGACTCCGTTTACGTCGGCAGCTTGCGGGACTTCGAGGAGATGAACAAGGCGATCGAACGCTGGCAGCTGTGCCCCGTGATCGACCGCGTCTTCCCCTTTGAAGAGGCTCCGGAGGCTTACCGGTACCTCGAGAGCGGCAGGCACTTCGGCAAGGTCGTGATCAGGCTGTTGGGCTAG